A single region of the Liolophura sinensis isolate JHLJ2023 chromosome 9, CUHK_Ljap_v2, whole genome shotgun sequence genome encodes:
- the LOC135475293 gene encoding Parkinson disease protein 7 homolog: MPTALVLLAEGAEEMETVITADVLRRGGVEVTVAGLSGDSPVLCSRKVSIKPDKSLTEALKAGPYDAVVIPGGGNGAQNLAESKAVGEVLKEQEKRGGVIAAICAGPTVLLSHGIAAGKTVTSYPSVKDKLTGQYSYSEDRVVQDGKLVTSQGPGTTFEFGIKLVEVLQGKEKAEPLAGQMLVKL; the protein is encoded by the exons atgccGACAGCTCTTGTCCTTCTCGCCGAAGGCGCCGAGGAGATGGAAACTGTGATAACCGCCGACGTGTTGCGACGTGGAGGG GTGGAGGTAACTGTGGCTGGCTTGTCTGGGGATTCTCCCGTGCTGTGTAGTCGTAAGGTGTCCATCAAACCAGACAAGAGTTTGACTGAGGCACTGAAGGCAGGACCTTATGATGCTGTTGTTATCCCTGGAGGGGGTAATGGTGCACAAAACTTAGCAGAG tCCAAAGCTGTTGGTGAAGTTTtaaaagaacaagaaaaaagaGGTGGTGTAATTGCTGCTATTTGTGCTg GCCCCACTGTTTTGTTGAGTCACGGAATAGCTGCAGGTAAAACGGTAACCTCGTACCCCAGTGTCAAGGACAAATTAACAG GTCAGTACAGTTACTCCGAGGACCGTGTAGTACAGGATGGTAAACTGGTGACCAGTCAGGGCCCTGGTACAACATTTGAATTTGGGATAAAACTAGTGGAAGTTTTACAAGGCAAGGAGAAAGCCGAGCCTCTGGCTGGACAGATGTTGGTTAAGCTGTGA